In Flavobacteriales bacterium, one genomic interval encodes:
- the rnc gene encoding ribonuclease III: MFRSLFSRARNAEERRVRAWCRSTLGLTPGDLPLYRQALRHVSAVTEDRPDLPDNERLEFLGDAILDSIIGELLFNTYPEKGEGFLTRMRSKLVSRSQLNLLAQHTQIERVMESNVARSQESSVPGNAMEALIGAMFLDRGYERTRKVVIKLINVHFDLKELEKEDRDGKSRLLEWGQKRRKRVEFVINEEGGKGRGKQYVAEVHIEGKVKGTGRGISKKSAEQEAAQDAFSSMRSRKPRPPRPPKNNVASSLSVSTEIGPVPKPRRRPGPTNRRPKRDTSGDGT; this comes from the coding sequence TTGTTCCGTAGCCTTTTCAGCCGAGCACGAAATGCAGAAGAGCGTCGTGTGCGTGCGTGGTGCAGATCTACATTAGGCCTTACACCCGGTGATCTGCCGCTTTACCGCCAAGCACTGCGGCACGTGAGCGCAGTTACTGAGGACAGACCCGACCTTCCCGATAATGAACGCTTGGAATTCTTGGGCGATGCCATCCTGGATTCCATTATCGGCGAATTGCTCTTTAATACGTACCCTGAAAAAGGCGAAGGGTTCCTTACGCGCATGCGCAGTAAGCTTGTAAGTCGAAGTCAATTGAACCTATTGGCCCAACATACGCAGATCGAACGGGTCATGGAAAGCAATGTTGCCCGATCCCAAGAATCATCGGTTCCCGGTAATGCAATGGAAGCGCTGATCGGTGCCATGTTCCTGGATCGCGGCTACGAACGGACACGTAAAGTGGTCATCAAGTTGATCAACGTCCATTTCGACCTGAAGGAGTTGGAAAAAGAGGACCGCGATGGCAAAAGCCGATTGTTGGAATGGGGCCAGAAACGTCGTAAACGCGTGGAGTTCGTAATTAATGAAGAAGGCGGTAAGGGACGCGGAAAACAATACGTCGCAGAGGTGCATATTGAAGGAAAGGTAAAAGGCACGGGTAGAGGGATCAGCAAAAAAAGTGCTGAGCAGGAAGCGGCACAGGATGCTTTTTCGAGTATGCGTTCACGAAAGCCACGCCCGCCAAGGCCCCCGAAGAACAATGTGGCAAGTTCTCTGAGCGTTTCGACCGAAATCGGTCCAGTACCCAAGCCACGTCGTAGACCCGGGCCGACGAATCGACGGCCAAAAAGAGATACTTCCGGTGATGGGACATAG
- the pheS gene encoding phenylalanine--tRNA ligase subunit alpha yields MSLLDRVAALEAEVNKAIATTTAEVEQLRIALLGRNGSVTELFDAFKQVAVEEKKQLGQRMNQLKQLAQARIEELKTGLSEAGDTDTETVDLSAPALTEPTGSLHPITIIRQRIVDIFSRLGYTVSQGPEVEDDHHNFSALNFAPDHPARDMQDTFFVADSELALRTHTSSVQVRVMEHSRPPIRTISPGRVYRNEAISARAHCMFHQVEGLYIDKGVSFADLKGTLDYFAKSMFGQEVNIRLRPSYFPFTEPSAEVDMSCTICEGTGCNICKHSGWVEIMGCGMVDPAVLTNCGIDPEVYTGFAFGMGIERIAQLIYRVPDLRMYWENDVRFLDQFTAAPFRV; encoded by the coding sequence ATGAGTTTACTTGACCGAGTTGCCGCTTTAGAGGCAGAAGTGAATAAAGCAATAGCTACAACTACAGCAGAAGTAGAACAGCTACGTATTGCATTACTAGGCCGCAATGGCAGTGTTACCGAGCTGTTCGATGCATTCAAACAAGTTGCTGTAGAGGAGAAAAAACAACTTGGGCAGCGCATGAACCAGCTGAAACAGCTCGCCCAAGCGCGCATTGAAGAACTGAAAACCGGACTTAGTGAGGCCGGGGACACGGATACGGAGACCGTCGATCTTTCCGCACCTGCTTTGACCGAGCCGACCGGATCCCTGCACCCGATCACGATCATTAGACAGCGAATAGTGGACATATTCTCCCGTCTTGGTTATACCGTAAGTCAAGGTCCTGAAGTGGAGGATGACCACCACAACTTCAGTGCTTTGAATTTTGCGCCGGATCATCCTGCACGGGATATGCAGGACACATTTTTCGTTGCTGATAGCGAACTGGCATTGCGTACCCATACCAGCAGCGTGCAAGTGCGTGTAATGGAACACAGCAGACCACCGATCCGTACAATTTCACCGGGTCGTGTATACAGGAATGAGGCGATCAGTGCGCGCGCACATTGCATGTTCCACCAAGTAGAGGGACTTTACATTGATAAGGGTGTAAGCTTTGCCGATCTGAAAGGAACGCTGGACTACTTCGCAAAAAGCATGTTCGGGCAGGAGGTGAACATTCGCTTACGACCAAGCTATTTCCCGTTCACTGAACCCAGTGCAGAGGTAGATATGAGCTGCACGATATGCGAAGGAACCGGCTGCAACATTTGTAAGCACAGCGGATGGGTAGAGATCATGGGGTGCGGAATGGTCGACCCTGCGGTGCTCACCAATTGTGGAATTGACCCGGAAGTGTATACCGGCTTTGCTTTTGGCATGGGTATAGAACGTATTGCGCAATTGATCTATCGCGTACCCGATCTCCGCATGTACTGGGAGAACGACGTACGGTTCCTGGACCAATTCACCGCTGCCCCATTCCGGGTATGA
- a CDS encoding MarC family protein — protein sequence MHYFDLKQIGKAFLILFAVIDIVGGIPLILDVRQKAGKIYPARATLVSMGIMITFLYLGETILSILGIDVRSFAVAGALILFFIALEMVLGLKLFKEDLSAPGLTDASADNKVYSIVPLAFPVIAGAGTITTVLSLRAEFDRPNILIAIILNMIPVVLVLLLTSRIERLLGRVGLIVIRKAFGIILLAISVKLFAGNITFLFPST from the coding sequence ATGCATTATTTCGACCTCAAACAGATCGGCAAAGCCTTTTTGATCCTTTTCGCGGTGATCGACATCGTTGGTGGGATACCCTTGATCCTGGATGTACGCCAAAAGGCAGGTAAGATCTACCCGGCGCGTGCAACGCTGGTAAGTATGGGGATCATGATCACATTCCTTTATCTGGGCGAGACCATTCTTTCCATACTTGGTATCGACGTGCGCTCCTTCGCAGTCGCTGGAGCCTTGATCCTATTCTTCATTGCGTTGGAAATGGTCCTTGGACTAAAACTGTTCAAAGAAGACCTTTCCGCACCGGGGCTTACGGATGCTTCGGCGGATAACAAAGTGTACAGCATAGTGCCTTTAGCATTTCCTGTAATTGCCGGTGCAGGCACGATCACAACTGTATTATCACTCCGAGCAGAGTTCGATCGGCCGAATATTCTTATTGCGATCATCCTGAATATGATCCCGGTCGTATTGGTGCTCTTACTCACTTCGCGTATCGAGCGTTTGCTAGGCAGGGTTGGGCTGATCGTGATCCGCAAAGCCTTTGGAATTATTCTGTTGGCGATATCCGTTAAGTTGTTCGCAGGTAATATTACCTTCCTATTCCCTTCCACCTGA
- a CDS encoding nitroreductase family protein — MEDEAPHVPLDFIRYGPTEMLDRARQFHGLMDRRRTIRYFSDEPVPFDVIAEVVRTANTAPSGAHKQPWTFCVVGNPALKHKIREAAEQEEKINYESRMSEEWLDDLKPFATDWNKPFLDIAPWLIVVFKRAYEMDADGNKHQNYYAAESVGIATGMLLAAAHNAGLATLTHTPSPMNFLAGILDRPSNERPFLLIPIGFPAKNCQVPDLKRKGLDHVLVPFK; from the coding sequence ATGGAAGACGAAGCGCCCCACGTACCGCTCGATTTTATTCGCTATGGTCCTACTGAAATGCTGGATCGTGCAAGGCAATTCCATGGTCTTATGGACCGAAGACGCACCATTCGCTACTTCAGTGACGAACCGGTTCCGTTCGATGTGATCGCTGAGGTGGTGCGCACGGCGAATACCGCACCAAGTGGGGCCCATAAACAACCATGGACTTTTTGCGTGGTAGGAAACCCAGCTCTGAAGCACAAGATCCGCGAAGCCGCTGAGCAAGAAGAAAAGATCAACTATGAAAGCCGTATGTCCGAGGAGTGGTTGGATGACCTGAAGCCGTTCGCGACAGACTGGAACAAGCCGTTCTTGGATATCGCCCCTTGGCTCATCGTGGTATTCAAACGCGCCTATGAAATGGATGCCGATGGTAATAAGCACCAGAACTATTACGCGGCTGAAAGTGTTGGAATTGCTACCGGAATGCTTTTAGCAGCAGCGCATAATGCCGGATTGGCTACGCTAACGCATACGCCAAGCCCAATGAATTTTTTAGCGGGAATTCTGGATCGCCCGTCCAATGAGCGACCATTTTTGCTGATCCCCATCGGGTTCCCAGCAAAAAATTGTCAAGTTCCCGACCTGAAGCGCAAGGGATTGGACCACGTGTTGGTGCCATTCAAATAA
- a CDS encoding acyl carrier protein produces the protein MSDIKSRVIAIIVDKLGVDQAEVTHEASFTNDLGADSLDTVELIMEFEKEFNIAIPDDQAEKIQTVGQAVDYVEKNAK, from the coding sequence ATGTCGGATATTAAGTCAAGGGTCATCGCTATTATCGTGGATAAGCTCGGAGTAGACCAGGCCGAGGTAACGCACGAAGCTAGCTTCACCAACGACCTTGGCGCGGATAGCCTTGATACTGTCGAGCTCATTATGGAGTTCGAGAAAGAGTTCAATATTGCTATCCCGGATGATCAAGCCGAGAAGATCCAAACCGTGGGTCAGGCTGTGGATTACGTGGAAAAGAACGCCAAGTAA
- a CDS encoding peptidylprolyl isomerase, with protein sequence MSNVINNTTCWQLEVAKAMTVLGVLLVACPLWAQRPQVEIRTELGTMVIELYNETPQHRDNFIKLVEEETYDSLLFHRVIPGLMIQSGDTDSKLAAPGVALGSGGQAYTIEAEIIRGAIHKKGALAAARQPDETNPEKRSSGCQFYIVHGRNYQPDDLARLRFRREAQGDTITYTEADQRAYSTGGGAPHLDGNYTVFGEVIDGLDVIDAIANLPCDAMNRPLNDLRIYMRVLK encoded by the coding sequence ATGTCAAATGTAATCAACAACACCACGTGTTGGCAACTTGAGGTTGCAAAAGCCATGACCGTCCTTGGGGTGCTTTTGGTTGCCTGCCCGCTTTGGGCCCAGCGGCCACAGGTTGAAATACGCACTGAACTGGGCACGATGGTGATCGAATTGTACAATGAAACGCCCCAGCACCGTGATAATTTCATCAAACTTGTAGAGGAAGAAACTTATGATAGCCTGCTCTTTCATCGCGTAATTCCGGGCTTAATGATCCAATCCGGGGACACGGATAGCAAATTGGCTGCTCCTGGCGTTGCATTGGGCAGCGGTGGGCAGGCATACACCATTGAGGCGGAGATCATACGAGGGGCCATTCACAAAAAGGGGGCCTTAGCGGCCGCTCGCCAGCCGGATGAAACCAATCCGGAGAAGCGGTCAAGTGGCTGCCAATTCTACATTGTGCATGGCCGGAACTATCAACCGGATGACCTTGCCCGCTTGCGGTTCCGAAGAGAAGCACAAGGAGACACCATAACCTATACCGAGGCTGATCAGCGTGCGTATTCCACAGGTGGCGGCGCACCACATCTCGATGGAAACTATACCGTGTTCGGGGAAGTTATCGATGGACTTGATGTTATCGATGCAATAGCAAATTTGCCCTGTGATGCCATGAACCGCCCGCTTAACGACCTGCGCATATACATGCGTGTATTGAAATGA
- the purN gene encoding phosphoribosylglycinamide formyltransferase codes for MFRVAILASGSGTNAQRLIEHFNENDRVDITLIGCDKPQAGVLQRAWDMGIPSYLFNGAALKDGILLKELQGQRIDLIVLAGFMRLIPKEIVLAYPDRIINIHPSLLPEYGGKGMYGEHVHRAVIAAGENESGITIHLVNEQYDQGKHLLQVRCSVLPTDTPETLAARIHHLEHEHYPKVAEKYLDHLEEKLGGIGHQT; via the coding sequence ATGTTCCGCGTGGCGATATTGGCATCAGGCAGTGGCACGAATGCCCAGCGACTTATCGAACACTTCAACGAAAATGACCGTGTGGATATCACCTTGATCGGATGCGATAAACCCCAGGCCGGCGTGTTACAAAGGGCATGGGATATGGGAATTCCGAGTTATTTGTTCAATGGTGCAGCCCTTAAGGATGGCATCTTACTGAAAGAGCTCCAAGGTCAACGAATCGACCTGATCGTACTGGCGGGATTCATGCGATTGATCCCAAAAGAAATAGTGCTGGCCTATCCCGATCGCATCATCAATATTCATCCTTCGCTCCTGCCTGAATATGGCGGCAAAGGCATGTACGGAGAACACGTACATCGCGCTGTGATCGCGGCAGGTGAAAATGAAAGCGGGATCACCATCCACCTGGTGAACGAGCAGTATGATCAGGGAAAGCACTTATTACAAGTGCGATGCTCTGTGTTACCGACCGACACCCCGGAAACGTTGGCTGCGCGCATCCACCATTTAGAGCATGAACACTATCCCAAAGTGGCAGAAAAGTATTTGGATCACCTTGAGGAGAAGCTTGGCGGCATCGGCCACCAAACATGA
- a CDS encoding IPExxxVDY family protein, whose product MAKVKLKLDIEPDPEVTVIGISCHEHDYRLCWAMNHAMELELTRRREDITEEVGGREAHFGVYDHVVHPDRGGYTLINNHGDQGVLIADQKNADYFLVVDNEVVEDVPDLVDRIRAAEFVLAAFNLPFDQLRNGHKLLR is encoded by the coding sequence ATGGCCAAAGTCAAACTCAAACTCGATATTGAACCAGATCCGGAAGTAACGGTCATCGGGATCAGTTGCCATGAGCATGATTACCGGTTGTGTTGGGCCATGAACCACGCAATGGAGCTGGAGTTGACACGCCGAAGAGAGGATATTACAGAGGAGGTGGGGGGTCGTGAGGCACATTTCGGGGTGTATGATCATGTGGTTCATCCGGATCGCGGAGGTTATACATTGATAAACAATCATGGTGATCAGGGAGTATTGATCGCCGATCAAAAGAATGCGGACTATTTTCTGGTAGTGGATAACGAAGTTGTAGAAGATGTGCCCGACCTAGTGGATCGGATACGTGCTGCCGAATTCGTGCTCGCTGCTTTCAACCTACCATTTGATCAATTGCGCAATGGGCATAAATTATTGCGCTAG
- the pyk gene encoding pyruvate kinase produces MNDPKTKIVATLGPASAAKEVLREMMLSGMDVCRLNFSHGNYEFYVKLIATIRELNEELGHTTAILADLQGPKMRVGEMENGPIELVDGSELIITNEQIKGRKGIVSTGYLQFPHDIKVGEIVLLDDGRLRLEVTATDGKKNVTTKVIHGGVLSSNKGLNLPNTKISLPCLTEKDMEDLEFALDHDVDWIGLSFVRNANDIVELKNIIRSREKHTRVVAKIEKPEALAEIDAIIEEADALMVARGDLGVEIPMEKVPLVQKDIIARCLKKHRPVIVATQMMESMITSITPTRAEVNDVANAVLDHADAVMLSAETSVGKFPVEVVIAMNKILVEMETSDIMYNVPESKLEQNERMVTDAICKASVRMAAGINIKAIVTMTHSGYTAFKISSMRPKAHIYAFTSNKQILNMLNLVWGVRAEYYDKTVSTDHTIADIKHILRSKKHVAKGDLVVNVASMPIAEQGMANMIKLSEV; encoded by the coding sequence ATGAACGACCCGAAAACCAAGATAGTAGCTACACTAGGCCCTGCATCAGCGGCTAAAGAAGTGCTGCGCGAAATGATGCTGAGTGGCATGGATGTGTGCCGTCTGAACTTCAGCCATGGCAATTATGAATTCTATGTGAAGTTGATCGCAACCATTCGCGAATTGAACGAAGAGTTGGGCCATACGACCGCGATACTTGCCGACCTGCAAGGCCCCAAAATGCGTGTGGGTGAAATGGAGAACGGTCCGATCGAACTGGTCGACGGTAGTGAGTTGATCATTACTAACGAGCAGATAAAAGGACGCAAAGGGATCGTTAGCACCGGCTATTTGCAATTTCCACACGACATTAAGGTCGGGGAGATCGTGCTGCTGGACGATGGCAGATTGCGATTGGAGGTTACCGCTACCGATGGCAAAAAGAACGTGACCACCAAAGTGATACACGGTGGCGTACTCAGCTCCAATAAGGGGTTGAATTTGCCGAATACGAAGATCAGTTTGCCATGTCTTACTGAAAAGGATATGGAGGACCTTGAATTCGCACTGGATCACGATGTGGATTGGATCGGACTCAGTTTTGTTCGCAATGCCAACGACATTGTGGAATTAAAGAACATTATACGTAGTCGCGAAAAACATACGCGTGTAGTGGCCAAGATCGAAAAACCCGAAGCACTTGCGGAGATCGACGCCATCATTGAAGAGGCCGATGCATTGATGGTCGCGCGCGGAGACCTAGGTGTTGAAATTCCCATGGAGAAAGTGCCATTGGTGCAAAAGGATATAATTGCACGCTGCCTGAAGAAACACCGTCCGGTGATCGTAGCTACACAGATGATGGAAAGCATGATCACCAGCATCACGCCCACACGTGCGGAGGTGAATGACGTGGCCAACGCCGTACTTGATCATGCTGATGCCGTTATGCTCAGCGCTGAAACCAGCGTAGGTAAATTCCCTGTGGAAGTTGTTATAGCCATGAACAAGATCCTGGTGGAAATGGAAACAAGCGATATCATGTACAACGTGCCCGAATCCAAACTGGAGCAGAACGAACGCATGGTGACCGATGCCATCTGTAAAGCCAGTGTGCGCATGGCAGCAGGTATTAACATCAAAGCCATCGTTACCATGACCCATAGCGGCTACACTGCATTCAAGATCAGTAGCATGCGCCCTAAAGCGCATATCTATGCCTTTACGAGCAACAAACAGATCCTGAATATGCTCAACCTCGTATGGGGAGTGCGTGCCGAGTATTACGATAAGACCGTGAGCACGGATCATACCATAGCCGATATCAAGCACATCCTACGCAGCAAGAAACACGTCGCCAAAGGCGATCTCGTCGTTAACGTTGCCAGTATGCCCATCGCCGAACAAGGCATGGCGAACATGATCAAGTTGAGCGAGGTATAA
- a CDS encoding NAD(P)/FAD-dependent oxidoreductase, protein MTTKPTALDTQVCILGAGPGGSAAALQLAKLGISSVVIEKATFPRDKVCGDALSGKVMRTLERLDAVLAETVKRHSESMPSWGVTFIAPNGNALRVPFSRETGIGEAPGAILPRFIFDALLFEHVKSTDGITVIEGIAAKKFTRSASGWHITDQDGLVSVNARMILDASGANSLFSRHIAKLPMEPEHHAAGVRGYYSGVSGLDAQGFIELIFLKDLLPGYLWIFPLPNGRANVGLGLRSDVVKKRRVDLKALMSQLVHQHPQLRSRFEHATLEGAIQGMGLPLASKRRALSGDGYMLIGDAGHLIDPFTGEGISHAMITGVYAAETTANMLLADDTSAKAAKHYDERVWKRLGKELAISTRLQQMANRPGLFNFVVDQANKNPALAHTISSMFNDLDLRERLKKPGFYVDLVLGRKLRA, encoded by the coding sequence ATGACCACGAAACCAACCGCATTGGACACACAGGTATGCATACTGGGTGCTGGTCCGGGTGGCTCTGCCGCTGCGTTGCAATTGGCCAAACTAGGTATCAGTTCAGTAGTGATCGAAAAAGCAACATTTCCGCGGGACAAGGTCTGTGGCGACGCGCTAAGCGGAAAGGTAATGCGCACCCTTGAGCGTCTCGATGCGGTTCTTGCGGAAACCGTTAAGAGGCATTCGGAAAGTATGCCGAGTTGGGGTGTAACATTCATCGCACCGAACGGGAATGCACTTCGGGTACCCTTCTCCAGAGAAACCGGGATCGGGGAAGCCCCGGGCGCCATACTTCCGCGGTTCATATTCGATGCGTTACTGTTCGAACATGTGAAAAGCACCGATGGCATTACGGTGATTGAGGGTATTGCTGCAAAAAAGTTCACGCGAAGTGCGAGTGGATGGCACATTACGGATCAAGATGGTCTGGTTTCCGTTAATGCCCGTATGATACTGGATGCTTCAGGGGCTAATAGTCTATTCTCCAGACATATAGCGAAACTTCCCATGGAGCCGGAGCACCACGCTGCCGGTGTGCGAGGTTACTATTCTGGCGTATCAGGTCTTGATGCTCAGGGTTTTATTGAATTGATCTTTCTAAAGGACCTGTTACCCGGTTATCTCTGGATATTTCCATTGCCGAATGGCAGAGCGAATGTTGGTTTAGGCTTACGCAGCGACGTAGTAAAGAAAAGACGCGTTGACCTGAAGGCCCTAATGTCACAATTGGTTCACCAGCATCCACAACTTCGCAGTCGATTTGAGCATGCTACCCTGGAAGGAGCCATTCAAGGTATGGGGTTACCATTGGCAAGCAAGCGTAGAGCCCTGAGTGGTGATGGATATATGCTTATTGGTGATGCAGGCCATTTGATCGACCCGTTTACCGGAGAAGGAATCAGTCATGCAATGATCACGGGTGTTTATGCAGCAGAAACAACTGCGAACATGCTCCTTGCGGATGATACATCAGCTAAAGCAGCCAAACACTATGACGAACGTGTATGGAAACGGCTGGGAAAGGAATTGGCGATCAGTACCCGTTTACAGCAAATGGCCAACAGACCCGGTCTCTTCAATTTCGTAGTGGATCAGGCGAATAAGAACCCCGCTCTTGCCCATACGATCAGCAGTATGTTCAACGATCTGGATCTGCGGGAACGGCTCAAAAAGCCAGGATTCTACGTGGATCTTGTGCTTGGCCGAAAATTAAGGGCTTGA
- the rnhA gene encoding ribonuclease HI: MKVTIHTDGAASGNPGPGGYGAVLESGKYRKELWGGFRLTTNNRMELLAVIIALEALKNPGTDVLVVSDSKYVVDAVEQGWLLGWEKKGFAKKKNSDLWRRFLNVFRQHNVKFQWIKGHNGHPLNELCDQLAVAASQQKKLDADEGYEASLSGGQLFDGG, translated from the coding sequence ATGAAGGTCACGATCCATACGGACGGTGCTGCAAGCGGAAACCCCGGTCCCGGTGGTTATGGTGCTGTATTGGAAAGCGGGAAATACCGCAAGGAATTGTGGGGGGGCTTCAGGCTTACTACCAATAACCGCATGGAACTGCTAGCCGTGATCATTGCGTTGGAGGCGCTAAAAAATCCAGGAACGGATGTGTTGGTGGTGAGCGACAGTAAATACGTGGTTGATGCTGTTGAGCAAGGCTGGTTATTAGGCTGGGAAAAGAAGGGGTTCGCGAAGAAGAAGAACTCGGATCTCTGGCGGCGATTCTTGAACGTATTCCGCCAGCACAATGTGAAGTTCCAATGGATCAAGGGCCATAACGGTCATCCACTTAATGAACTATGTGACCAATTGGCCGTAGCTGCTTCGCAACAGAAAAAACTCGACGCCGATGAGGGATATGAAGCGTCCCTTTCGGGTGGTCAACTATTCGACGGTGGTTGA
- a CDS encoding acetyl-CoA carboxylase biotin carboxyl carrier protein subunit yields MAKLYATINSAEGPVELERKATSAPWSLIGEGAPDLVRTGPSSYSLVHNGRSYRVLVLKEDRENNTVRLRIGSGSYTVQLQDEQSRMMHTLGFDKAVKKVREIKAPMPGLVLNIMVKPGDVIKKNDPILVLEAMKMENLIKAPSDSIVSSVQAEQGKAVEKGQILVCFE; encoded by the coding sequence ATGGCCAAACTTTACGCCACAATAAACAGTGCAGAAGGTCCAGTGGAACTTGAACGGAAGGCCACTTCCGCTCCATGGTCTTTGATTGGTGAAGGCGCACCTGATCTTGTAAGAACCGGCCCTAGCAGTTACAGCTTGGTACACAATGGTCGCAGCTACCGCGTTCTGGTCTTGAAAGAAGACCGCGAGAACAATACGGTAAGGTTGCGCATTGGCAGCGGCAGTTACACTGTTCAGCTACAGGACGAACAGAGCCGTATGATGCACACCTTGGGGTTCGACAAGGCGGTGAAGAAAGTACGCGAGATCAAAGCTCCAATGCCCGGACTGGTCTTGAATATTATGGTGAAGCCCGGAGACGTCATAAAAAAGAATGATCCGATACTTGTACTGGAGGCGATGAAAATGGAGAATCTGATCAAAGCACCAAGTGATTCGATCGTTTCATCCGTTCAGGCAGAACAAGGCAAGGCTGTTGAGAAAGGGCAGATCCTGGTATGTTTTGAGTGA
- a CDS encoding superoxide dismutase, which produces MDRKQFLSRSLKATVGTLVAGPLLANTSGCNSPESPEQGIPASDGTPGSSTVQVVLSQIALPYAYNALEPAIDAETMEIHYSKHHAGYVKKGNAAIEEGNVKAANEMDLMATIGQYGAGVRNNVGGTWNHNMFWEVMAPASGTLPIGKVLDAINGSFGSLDEFKTAFADAGMKRFGSGWAWLVERNGKLEIGSTPNQDNPLMDVSEFKGKPLLCLDVWEHAYYLHYQNKRNDYVANWWSIVNWDAVAKRWG; this is translated from the coding sequence ATGGACCGCAAACAATTTCTTTCTCGCTCTTTGAAAGCAACGGTGGGCACTTTGGTTGCCGGACCCTTGTTAGCCAATACTTCCGGATGTAATTCACCGGAGTCTCCTGAACAAGGAATTCCTGCATCTGATGGAACACCCGGGTCTTCGACCGTTCAGGTTGTGCTCTCACAAATTGCATTACCTTATGCGTATAACGCGCTGGAACCCGCGATCGATGCCGAGACCATGGAGATCCACTACAGCAAGCACCATGCAGGGTATGTAAAAAAAGGGAATGCCGCCATTGAAGAAGGCAATGTCAAGGCCGCGAATGAAATGGATCTGATGGCCACGATCGGTCAGTACGGTGCGGGCGTCCGGAACAACGTTGGTGGCACATGGAATCACAACATGTTCTGGGAAGTAATGGCACCTGCTTCAGGAACGTTACCTATAGGCAAGGTACTCGATGCGATCAACGGAAGCTTCGGTTCCTTGGATGAGTTCAAGACCGCATTCGCGGATGCCGGAATGAAACGGTTCGGTAGCGGATGGGCCTGGCTGGTAGAACGCAATGGCAAGCTGGAGATCGGCAGCACACCGAACCAGGACAACCCTCTAATGGATGTCAGTGAATTCAAAGGAAAGCCGCTCCTGTGCTTGGATGTTTGGGAACACGCCTACTATTTGCATTACCAGAACAAACGCAACGACTACGTAGCGAACTGGTGGAGCATCGTGAATTGGGATGCGGTCGCTAAGCGATGGGGGTGA
- a CDS encoding AEC family transporter — MESLFLLVLCLLIGLALQRSQSLPANAAASLNQFVLFVPLPALAFYYIPEIELERHLLYPLGVAWISIAASWLVFGSLGRWLGWSRKLTGCLVLTSGLGNTSFVGFPVIEALYGKEGLATALIVDQPGSFVVLSTVGIVIATLYSGDVIRTGPIIRKIMLFPPFIGFVLAVAMNLFDLHFPEFICAGLYRLGSTITPVALVAVGLQLNLDRRSKHLGFLAAGLGFKLLAAPAIIYLLYVVILKGSGQVVQISLMEAAMAPMITGVILASTHGLKPRLANMMVGVGIPFSLITLMGWYWLISNS; from the coding sequence ATGGAAAGTCTCTTCTTGCTCGTACTTTGTTTGCTCATTGGTCTTGCCTTGCAGCGTTCGCAAAGTCTGCCGGCCAATGCAGCTGCTTCCTTGAACCAGTTCGTGCTTTTCGTTCCGCTGCCTGCGTTAGCATTTTATTACATCCCGGAGATCGAGCTGGAGCGACACTTACTCTATCCGCTTGGCGTGGCATGGATCTCCATTGCGGCATCGTGGTTGGTGTTTGGCAGCCTTGGCCGCTGGCTAGGATGGTCGCGAAAGCTTACGGGTTGTTTGGTGCTTACCAGCGGCTTGGGCAACACTAGCTTCGTGGGTTTTCCAGTGATCGAAGCGCTGTATGGAAAAGAAGGATTGGCCACAGCGTTGATCGTGGATCAGCCTGGTTCATTCGTGGTACTGAGCACGGTAGGTATCGTAATTGCAACGTTGTATTCCGGCGATGTTATTCGCACCGGCCCGATCATCCGCAAGATCATGTTGTTCCCGCCGTTCATAGGGTTTGTTTTGGCCGTAGCCATGAACCTATTCGACCTGCACTTTCCGGAATTCATATGCGCCGGTCTGTACCGGCTTGGTAGCACCATAACGCCGGTAGCATTGGTGGCCGTGGGGTTGCAGTTGAATTTGGATCGGCGCAGTAAGCACTTGGGCTTCTTGGCGGCCGGGCTTGGTTTCAAATTGCTTGCCGCACCCGCGATCATATACCTGCTCTACGTTGTTATCCTAAAAGGCAGCGGCCAAGTGGTACAGATATCATTAATGGAAGCTGCCATGGCCCCGATGATCACTGGCGTGATACTGGCATCTACTCATGGTCTGAAACCACGCTTGGCGAACATGATGGTGGGCGTGGGGATACCGTTTTCGTTGATTACGTTGATGGGATGGTATTGGTTGATATCAAATTCCTAA